A single Sporosarcina sp. FSL W8-0480 DNA region contains:
- the nagZ gene encoding beta-N-acetylhexosaminidase, translating to MKQMGWIIVLSLFLFTGCSKLNVETDLQPVPDFTERQSVSDTVEVEFSGIDLMMEEMSVEEKVGQLLVVGMSGKTFNGDIERLIRQRKVGGIILLGKNISTPSGIVQILNESKKANEGNKIPLFLSVDEEGGRVSRVPAGLKKLPAASLVGQKNNESFAYDTGVYLAELLHAFGYNMNFAPVLDVNSNPQNPVIGDRSFSSDPQKVASLGMSVRKGMNDNGIISVVKHFPGHGDTHIDSHKSLPVIQKSLQQLQETELVPFEKAIDENVDMIMVAHILFPELDKEFPSSLSKKIITDLLRNEMHYNGVVITDDLTMGAIVNEYSVAEAAIQSFMAGSDLLLVAGDYTNQIDTFDTLVEAVESGIISMERLDESVRRILELKNRYELDDKIIQDIDVKKLNQKYDELMG from the coding sequence ATGAAGCAAATGGGCTGGATAATCGTTCTTTCCCTTTTTCTTTTTACAGGCTGTTCTAAATTGAATGTTGAAACGGATCTTCAGCCGGTTCCGGACTTCACTGAAAGACAATCGGTTTCGGATACAGTTGAAGTGGAGTTTTCCGGAATCGATTTAATGATGGAAGAAATGTCCGTAGAGGAAAAGGTAGGGCAATTATTAGTGGTCGGTATGTCGGGTAAAACATTCAATGGCGATATTGAGCGTCTTATCCGCCAACGCAAAGTTGGAGGAATTATTTTATTAGGAAAAAATATTTCTACACCTTCCGGCATCGTACAAATATTGAACGAAAGTAAAAAGGCGAATGAAGGAAATAAAATTCCATTATTTCTGTCGGTTGATGAAGAGGGAGGACGAGTTTCCCGTGTGCCAGCAGGCTTGAAAAAATTGCCGGCAGCCTCTTTGGTCGGACAAAAGAATAATGAATCATTTGCCTATGATACAGGGGTTTATCTTGCCGAACTACTTCACGCATTCGGTTACAATATGAACTTTGCCCCGGTATTGGATGTGAATAGTAATCCACAAAACCCCGTGATCGGGGATCGATCCTTCTCTTCCGACCCTCAAAAGGTAGCTTCTTTAGGGATGTCTGTTAGGAAAGGAATGAACGATAACGGAATCATCTCCGTTGTTAAGCATTTTCCGGGACATGGTGACACCCATATCGACTCCCATAAATCATTGCCTGTAATTCAAAAGAGCTTGCAGCAGCTTCAAGAAACAGAGTTAGTGCCATTTGAAAAGGCGATTGATGAGAATGTTGATATGATTATGGTAGCCCATATACTTTTTCCTGAGTTGGACAAAGAGTTTCCCTCTTCATTATCAAAGAAAATCATTACAGATCTTTTACGGAACGAAATGCATTATAATGGGGTCGTCATAACTGATGATTTGACAATGGGTGCAATCGTCAATGAGTATTCAGTGGCTGAAGCGGCTATTCAATCATTTATGGCAGGCAGTGACCTCTTATTAGTAGCTGGGGATTACACAAATCAAATAGACACGTTTGATACGTTAGTGGAAGCCGTGGAATCAGGAATTATATCCATGGAAAGGCTCGATGAAAGTGTAAGACGGATTTTGGAGCTGAAAAATCGTTATGAATTGGACGATAAAATTATTCAAGATATTGACGTGAAAAAACTAAATCAAAAATATGATGAATTAATGGGTTGA
- a CDS encoding DnaJ family domain-containing protein, translating into MSDNNSMPPYNDLIGDMLKKKSDEGGMENLKGFGKPLPKEYFSGDTYQHFQRIAKDAGYKPHWLKLQHEIRDMVYEIDRARMSGERADLEERIGKVNEKIAEHNKHCPPPMLKGRISIDTLDRAKEIWK; encoded by the coding sequence ATGTCAGATAATAATTCAATGCCACCATATAATGACCTGATCGGTGATATGCTTAAAAAGAAGTCGGATGAAGGCGGTATGGAAAACCTGAAAGGATTCGGAAAACCACTACCGAAGGAATATTTTTCAGGTGACACCTACCAACATTTTCAACGCATCGCGAAAGATGCTGGATATAAACCGCATTGGTTGAAATTACAGCATGAGATTCGTGATATGGTATATGAAATCGATAGGGCTAGAATGAGCGGAGAACGGGCAGATCTGGAAGAAAGAATCGGAAAAGTAAATGAAAAAATTGCGGAACATAATAAACATTGTCCGCCCCCGATGTTAAAAGGACGTATTTCAATAGACACACTTGACCGTGCGAAGGAAATTTGGAAATAG
- a CDS encoding PaaI family thioesterase — MTTKMVNAIQDGYADDFAWCYGCGRLNEDGHHFRTGWDGEKTVTYYEPSEKHTAIPGFVYGGVIASLVDCHGTGSCALALHRKNGHEPGDGAEVPRFVTASLNVNYLKPTPQGVMLKAVGTVEEIHPKKWKVNVEVYAGEVLCATGEVVGVVMPATFITK, encoded by the coding sequence ATGACTACTAAGATGGTAAATGCAATACAAGATGGATATGCTGATGATTTTGCTTGGTGTTATGGATGTGGACGATTAAATGAGGACGGACATCATTTCCGGACAGGCTGGGATGGAGAAAAAACGGTTACATATTATGAGCCTTCGGAAAAGCATACAGCGATACCAGGTTTCGTATATGGAGGGGTTATTGCATCCCTAGTAGATTGTCATGGAACCGGATCTTGCGCATTGGCGTTACATCGTAAGAATGGACATGAACCTGGGGACGGGGCTGAGGTTCCACGTTTTGTAACCGCTTCCTTGAATGTAAACTATTTGAAGCCGACACCACAAGGGGTTATGTTGAAGGCTGTAGGGACGGTTGAGGAGATCCATCCGAAGAAATGGAAAGTGAACGTAGAGGTATATGCGGGAGAAGTTCTTTGCGCAACCGGTGAAGTGGTTGGAGTTGTTATGCCAGCTACATTTATCACAAAGTAA